In a genomic window of Bacteroidota bacterium:
- a CDS encoding transposase, whose amino-acid sequence MLGRKHQMGAVSKYSPSFRRQVAMDYENGDLSYAQVAEKYGLKGRDTVKEWVKVLRKNGEIAPSTAILTPMTEEEKRESDAKDRRIKELERQLEDERLRSLAFSTMIDVAEEELGVPIRKKSGSKQSRG is encoded by the coding sequence ATGCTAGGAAGAAAGCATCAGATGGGGGCTGTGAGCAAGTACAGCCCGTCGTTCCGTCGGCAGGTTGCGATGGACTACGAGAATGGTGACCTGAGCTATGCACAGGTCGCTGAGAAATACGGCCTAAAGGGTCGGGACACGGTAAAGGAATGGGTGAAGGTTTTACGGAAAAATGGCGAAATTGCACCTTCAACTGCAATTTTGACACCGATGACCGAGGAGGAAAAGAGAGAGTCCGACGCGAAGGACCGACGCATCAAGGAACTTGAGAGGCAGCTGGAGGACGAGCGCCTGCGCAGCCTTGCGTTTTCAACGATGATCGACGTTGCCGAGGAGGAGCTGGGGGTGCCGATCAGAAAAAAGTCTGGTTCCAAACAGTCGAGAGGATGA